Genomic window (candidate division KSB1 bacterium):
CCGGCCGGCCTCGGCCTTCTTCGTGCCACTCTTGGGCTTGGCGGGTTCGGCCGGTGGGCCGGCGCTCGTGTCCTGCGCCACAGTGTCGGCTCGAAGAAGTGCCAGGAGATAGCCGTCCATGGCCTCCCGGTAGCTCTTCATGGCCTGTTCGTAGGACTCCCCAAGGGGGAGCAAGGTATTGGGGCCGGAACCAGGGGGCAGGCGCGAGCCGCAGACCAGCACCACGCCCAAGTGGGGCACGCGCAGGGCACGCGTCGATTCACCGAAGGGAATGCCACCCAAGGAAGTGCGCAGATGGGTATCCAGGATGTCGGCCATAATGGCCAGCTCCGACTCTGCGGCTTCCCCGCCCTTCTCCTCGGTGAAGCGAACGGCGCGCTGCAGCGCCACTAACGGCGCGGTCCCTTTGCGCAAATTCAGGATGTCCGCGAAGCGCGCCGCGGCGACCAGGCGACGGGTCATGTCCCTCGCCCCTTTTGGAAAGGTGACGCCCACGGGCTGAAAGTCGACCACCACCGTCACCAGGTGCTCGGGCTGGAGGCCAGTTATGGCCCCGGCCCATCGGGAAAAGAATACCAGCAGCGCCGACTTCACCGAGTCCACTGCGGCGTGCGCAGTTGCAGGTCGGAACCGCTGCGTGACCTGGTAGTAAAGAGCAGGAAGGTCGGGGTACATTTTGCTCCATCTGGTCGCAGTGTCGGGCTCTACAGCATAGGTAAGCAGCGTGTAAGGGACGCTGAAGAGAACGCCGTGGCCTTCGAGCCTTACCCCTCTGGTCTGGGTGCGCCCGGAAGGCGCTTCGCCCAGCACGAGACGGTCAAGTATCCGCTCCATGGTCCTGAGGTCGGTAGTGGCCGCGCTTTGGGCGGTGCACGCAGACGGCACTAGCACCAGCCCGACTGCGCCCCAGCCCACAACAATGACGGCGCAAAGCCACAGCAATTGCTTCATCTCCTACCTCCTCATGCTCAACTTGCCCTTCTTACGAACGGAGGGTCCTTTCCCCGCACCTCTCACATGCGAATTATTATCCCTTGCGTTTCGAAACGGGGGTTGACGATCGTGCTGTACACGGAGCCAAAAGTGTAGCTTATGCCAAAGGAGACAAAGTAGTTGTAGGAGGTCTCCAACAGGCGTTGGCGGAGCAGCACCTCTTCCAGCGAGGCACCGCGGCGGGGCAGCGACAGCTGGTCACGCAGGAAGGTCACGTAGCCGCCAGTGGTCAGCCGCAAGCCCTTGAAGACTCGTACCTCCAGCGAGCCGTAGAGCTCCACGTGATACTTCTTGGCGTCGTGCAAGTAGTTGGCCGCCTCGAGGCTGGTGGTCACCGATCCCCACGGGCGTTTGATCACGTAAGAAGCGGTCAGGCTCTGATCAAAAAGGTTCTCCACCGTCTTGAAGAAGATGGTCTCTTCGTGGTACCGGCAGTTCTGTGCGCCGAGGGCGTATTGGAACGTCAGCTGGCGCTGCGTGGATTGGCTGTAGGGGAAGATGTCGAACTCGAAGGCCGGTGCCACCCGCACCCCGAGATCGACGTTGTCATAGGTTGACCACCAGGCCGAGGCGCGGCCACCCACCGACCAGTGGTCGTTGATGCTGCGCACGACCATTGCCTTTGCTCCGCCGCCACGCCGGATATTGACCACGGCGTAGGCGTCGCCGATCTCGTAGCGGCTCTCGGAGTAGTAGTCACTTACCGAAAGCCGGATCTTCCACGTTTCGGTGGTGCGATTGGCCGAGGCCCTGGTGGAGAGGTAGTAGTCCTTGTAAGAATTCTCCCCGCTGCCAGAACCCGTCAGGTGGATGCTAAACGTCCAATAGTTCCAGGGGTCGACCACCTTCTTGGCAGCAGTGTCCGGTGGGGCGGTGTAGGAGACACCCAGCCTATCGAACGTCTCTGTGTGCACGAGGTATGGGACGAGGCCGATTGCCATGTAGCGCACCAGGCCACGGCGAATCTCATCTTCGGTGGCCCGATGGCTGGCCACATAGCGCAGGGTGTCCTCTCGTCCGGCAAAGGCACGGAGTCCAATGAAATTCAGCGTGAACTCCACGCCCCCACTGCCCGTCTCCTGGGAAGTGATGAGCACGTGCACATCGGCATCTTTGCGGTCACGCACGTGGTTGACGTAGCGCAACTCGGTGCGGAAAAAATCAAAGTCGCAGAAGTAGTCGGGACAATCGATGAACACGTTGATTGTGGCCGGTTGCTGCTCCTGAGCAAGGGAACAGTGCGCGGCCACGACCGTGGCGAGCACAGCAGTAGCCCACAGCAACAAGAATCCGGTCCGTTTTGCCTTAGCCACAGGTCGCCTCCTTGGTCTTTTGCCATCGAGCCATGCAGCGCACTTTCCTTAGTCCCGCAACCTCTGCTCATAGGCAGCGAAGCGCGCGAGCTCTTCGAGGAAGCGATCTGTGCGCTCCAGCCGCGTGAGGGTGCGCATGTGCAGTTCTTCCAGCCCACGCCCCACCAGGCCGAGGTCAGCCTGGCGCTGCATCGCAACCTCCCGGGCGAACTCTTGGAGGGCCCGGGCAAAGTCCAGGCGCTGCCGCTGTTCGCTGGACTGCACCATCTCCTGAACCATGGCGAGAGTGGCCTTTTGCAGGGCAAGAACCTCTTCGCGGCTGATTGCCGGGGCCGGACGTCGCCACAGGCTGGCGCTGAACTCGAAGCCGCCGCCTTTGTACGAGACAGAGGTGTTGCTGACCGCAAGCCCTACCAGGAGCGCTGCCAGGGCAAAGCTCACGGCCAAGCCCGCACGTTGCCAGCGGCGCAACGCGCTCCAGGCCTGCGGGAGTAGGGGTTGTCGTGCAGCGACAAAAGTGAGGCGCAGGCCCGGATCTTGGTCAGGCCAGGCGACCAGCACCTTCTTGGTGGCCCGAAGCTTCTGCAATTCCGTCCGGCACGCAGCGCAAGCCTGGAAGTGCTCTTCCAGACGTCGCGAGAGGTCTTCTTCTATCTCGTCGTACAGGTAGTCTGCAATGTGCTGTTGACACTCCTCACATTTCATGGTCCAACACCTCCTGGGCGACACCCCATTCCTCCAATATCCGGCGCAGCGCCACCAGACCGTGGTACAGGCGCGACTTGACCGTGTTGACCGGCTGCGCCAGCACGTCGGCGATCTCGCGGAACTTTAGTCCCTGGTACTGCTTCATGATGATGACCACCCGCTGTTCTTCGGGCAGGGAGAGGACGGCCCGCTTCAACACTGCCGCCAAATAGCTGTTATGGGCCACGCAGTCAGGTCGGTTTTCGGGAAGGTCTGACAGCTCCGAGGGCAAGGAATGGCCTTCCTCTGTCGCGCAATGCTCACCGTCCAAGGACAACAAAGGCCGCCTCCTCTTGAGCTCGTCTCGACTGAGGTTGAGCGCGATCTGGTGTAGCCAGGTAGAAAAACATGCCGTATTCTTCAGCCGGCGCAGTCCGGTGTACGCACGAATGAACGTTTGCTGGGTCACCTCTTTGGCTGCTTCGGCGGTGCCCACATAGCGGAAGACAAAGTTGTAGATCGGCTTTTCCCAGCGCCACACCAGCGTGTTGAAAGCGGCCACGTCGCCGGCAAGGAACCGTTCGATCAATGCCTGGTCATCCATAATTCCTCGTCAACCGATGGGGCGGCTACCGTTCCTAAGACGGCGAACATCGGCAAAAAGTTGTCGGCGACCGGCCCACGAAAGCCGTTATCTTGGCTCCCTGCACAGAGCCGGACGGGAAGTTAACCGATGATGGTCCCGGGCAGGATGATGGCGTTCTTGGGCACGATGAGGATGCCGTCGCGAATGACAAAGTTGTCGGCTTTGACAAAGCCCTCGCGATGGCGATTCAGGATCTGCACGTTGGCGCCGATGCGCGCGTTCTTGTCGATGATCGCCCGCTCGATGAGGCAATTGTGGCCAATGCCAATCTCC
Coding sequences:
- a CDS encoding zf-HC2 domain-containing protein, which produces MKCEECQQHIADYLYDEIEEDLSRRLEEHFQACAACRTELQKLRATKKVLVAWPDQDPGLRLTFVAARQPLLPQAWSALRRWQRAGLAVSFALAALLVGLAVSNTSVSYKGGGFEFSASLWRRPAPAISREEVLALQKATLAMVQEMVQSSEQRQRLDFARALQEFAREVAMQRQADLGLVGRGLEELHMRTLTRLERTDRFLEELARFAAYEQRLRD
- a CDS encoding sigma-70 family RNA polymerase sigma factor produces the protein MDDQALIERFLAGDVAAFNTLVWRWEKPIYNFVFRYVGTAEAAKEVTQQTFIRAYTGLRRLKNTACFSTWLHQIALNLSRDELKRRRPLLSLDGEHCATEEGHSLPSELSDLPENRPDCVAHNSYLAAVLKRAVLSLPEEQRVVIIMKQYQGLKFREIADVLAQPVNTVKSRLYHGLVALRRILEEWGVAQEVLDHEM